Proteins from a single region of Corynebacterium pseudogenitalium:
- the cmtR gene encoding Cd(II)/Pb(II)-sensing metalloregulatory transcriptional regulator CmtR, whose amino-acid sequence MLTIASRLDVMNRLGRAMADPTRSRILMTLLDGPSYPAVLSRDLDLTRSNVSNHLTCLRDCGIVVAEPEGRKTRYEIADPHLATALNALVNATLAVDENAPCIDPECSVPGCDEKGTDA is encoded by the coding sequence ATGCTGACTATTGCTTCGCGCCTCGATGTCATGAACCGGCTCGGCCGGGCCATGGCGGATCCGACGCGCTCCAGAATCCTGATGACCCTACTCGACGGCCCGAGCTACCCGGCTGTGCTTTCGCGCGACCTGGACTTGACCCGCTCGAACGTCTCGAACCACCTGACCTGCTTGCGTGACTGCGGCATCGTCGTCGCCGAGCCGGAGGGTCGCAAGACACGCTACGAAATCGCCGATCCGCACCTCGCGACAGCGCTCAACGCGCTAGTGAACGCGACGTTGGCTGTCGACGAGAATGCCCCGTGCATCGACCCTGAGTGCTCGGTGCCCGGCTGCGACGAGAAAGGAACGGACGCATGA
- a CDS encoding NAD(P)-binding domain-containing protein produces the protein MAEHHTAIVVGGGQSGLATSYYLRRYEVDFLVLDNQEEPGGAWLHTWPSLTLFSAAEFSNLPGWPMPHYPGYPPASHVIDYLESYEKRYDLPVRRPVHVRSASHEGGTFTLDSTAGQFTAEHVVAATGTWSAPFVPYYPGTFHGRQWHSSTYPGPEPFRDAKVAVVGGANSGAQIAADLIGTSEVTWFTREQPRWMPDDVDGRDLFLRSRRRILGGDADPNLGDIVALPHLRELRNSGQLTATPIFDSLNELDHDHLIWCTGFRPTLGPFRHLMRGREAAVKNLHLVGYGNWTGDGSATLMGVGPFAKHTAQVVAGRVDKARHQKF, from the coding sequence TTGGCTGAGCATCATACGGCGATCGTCGTCGGTGGTGGCCAGTCCGGCCTAGCCACGTCGTACTACCTGCGACGCTACGAAGTGGACTTCTTGGTCCTAGACAACCAGGAGGAACCTGGTGGAGCGTGGTTGCATACGTGGCCGTCATTGACGCTTTTCTCCGCCGCGGAATTCTCCAATCTGCCCGGCTGGCCCATGCCGCACTACCCGGGGTACCCGCCTGCAAGTCATGTCATCGACTATCTGGAAAGCTACGAAAAACGGTACGACCTCCCGGTGAGGCGCCCAGTGCACGTTCGAAGCGCGTCCCACGAGGGAGGGACGTTCACCCTAGATTCGACCGCCGGTCAATTCACGGCGGAACACGTTGTCGCTGCCACAGGCACGTGGTCCGCGCCCTTCGTGCCCTACTATCCCGGCACTTTTCACGGACGCCAGTGGCATTCGTCGACCTACCCTGGTCCCGAACCATTCCGCGATGCGAAAGTTGCGGTGGTCGGTGGGGCGAACTCGGGTGCTCAGATCGCCGCGGACCTCATCGGGACGTCGGAGGTCACATGGTTCACACGTGAGCAACCGCGCTGGATGCCTGATGATGTCGATGGTCGCGATCTCTTTCTCCGCAGCCGCCGCCGGATTCTCGGTGGCGATGCCGACCCGAACCTCGGGGACATTGTCGCATTGCCTCATCTACGTGAGCTCCGCAACTCCGGTCAGCTCACCGCTACCCCCATCTTCGATAGCTTGAACGAGCTGGACCACGACCACCTGATCTGGTGCACTGGTTTTCGCCCAACCCTCGGTCCATTCCGCCACCTCATGCGCGGCCGCGAAGCCGCGGTGAAGAATCTGCATCTAGTCGGTTATGGCAACTGGACCGGCGACGGCTCGGCAACGCTGATGGGTGTGGGGCCTTTTGCCAAACACACTGCCCAGGTTGTTGCGGGCCGTGTCGATAAAGCTCGGCATCAAAAGTTTTGA
- a CDS encoding DUF488 family protein gives MKIFTVGHSNLEFDQFVGMLEASGVRAVVDVRKLPGSRKYPWFNDDQLAQHLPGHGIEYSRNEGLTGRRNVSKTVPFEVNGNWRNRSFHNYADHALGDEFAQSLQALREQARTYPTVIMCSEAVWWRCHRRIIADHLLAHGDNVQHIMGMTQHGPTLSAAKLNDGAVVGEDKKVRYPEQETK, from the coding sequence ATGAAGATCTTTACCGTCGGCCATTCAAACCTCGAGTTTGACCAATTCGTGGGCATGCTCGAGGCTTCCGGCGTGCGTGCAGTCGTGGACGTGCGCAAGCTTCCCGGCTCCAGGAAGTACCCCTGGTTCAACGACGATCAACTTGCCCAACACTTACCTGGGCACGGCATCGAATACTCCCGAAACGAAGGGCTCACCGGGCGGCGCAACGTGTCCAAAACAGTCCCCTTCGAGGTGAACGGCAACTGGCGCAACCGAAGCTTTCACAACTACGCGGACCACGCCCTTGGCGACGAATTCGCACAGTCACTCCAAGCGCTCAGGGAACAAGCCAGGACATACCCAACAGTAATCATGTGCTCAGAGGCAGTCTGGTGGCGTTGCCACCGACGCATCATCGCCGACCACCTCCTGGCCCACGGCGACAACGTGCAGCACATCATGGGAATGACGCAGCATGGCCCCACCCTAAGTGCAGCGAAGCTTAACGACGGAGCTGTCGTCGGCGAGGATAAGAAAGTACGCTACCCGGAGCAAGAGACCAAGTAG
- a CDS encoding heavy metal translocating P-type ATPase, which yields MSSACGCEHEPTTEIEDLDRPWWKDPELLLPIFSGVALCIGLALGWSGLEAPATVLFWVGLLLGAYTFAPGATRNLVTKRKLGIGLLMTISAVGAVILGYVGEAAALAFLYSIAEALEDKAMDRAQSGLRALLKLVPQTATVQRDGTAVEVAAKDLVVGELMLVRPGERIATDGIIRSGRSSLDTSAITGESIPEEVAPGDEVPAGAINSAGVLEVETTAAGTDNSLTTLVDLVEQAQAEKGDRARIADRIARPLVPGVMILAVLVGVIGSLLGDPETWITRALVVLVAASPCALAISVPLTVVAAIGAASQFGVVIKSGAAFERLGGIRHLAVDKTGTLTRNQPEVTGVVPADGFDRAQVLSFAAAVEQQSTHPLAAAIAAAAPEAPAASDISEEAGHGIGGTVEGRRVLVGSPRWIDAGPLKADVERMESEGQTCVLVTVDDTLAGAIGVRDELRPEVPEAVQTLHANDVKVSMLTGDNTRTARALAEIAGIDDVRAELRPEDKASIVAELSSKTPTAMIGDGINDAPALAGATVGIAMGATGSDAAIESADVAFTGHDLRLIPQALQHARRGSRIINQNIVLSLAIIIVLMPLAISGVLGLAAVVLVHEVAEVIVILNGLRAAQAKR from the coding sequence ATGAGTTCAGCGTGTGGATGCGAACACGAACCAACCACGGAAATCGAAGATCTCGATCGGCCATGGTGGAAGGACCCCGAGTTGCTACTGCCGATCTTCTCCGGCGTAGCCCTCTGCATAGGTCTGGCGCTGGGCTGGTCCGGGCTAGAGGCACCCGCGACAGTACTGTTCTGGGTCGGCCTACTGTTGGGGGCGTATACGTTCGCGCCCGGCGCTACCCGGAACCTTGTCACGAAGCGCAAGCTCGGCATTGGCTTGCTGATGACAATCAGCGCGGTCGGCGCGGTAATCCTCGGTTACGTCGGAGAGGCCGCGGCGCTAGCGTTCCTGTACTCGATCGCCGAGGCGCTGGAGGACAAGGCGATGGACCGGGCCCAGAGTGGACTGCGAGCACTGTTGAAATTGGTACCACAGACCGCGACGGTGCAGCGCGACGGTACGGCGGTCGAAGTCGCAGCGAAGGACCTCGTGGTTGGCGAGCTGATGCTCGTTCGCCCCGGGGAGCGGATCGCCACGGACGGCATCATTCGTTCCGGACGCTCCAGCCTTGACACCTCAGCGATCACCGGAGAATCCATTCCGGAGGAGGTCGCACCGGGCGACGAGGTGCCCGCGGGAGCGATCAACTCCGCCGGTGTGCTGGAGGTCGAGACGACCGCAGCTGGAACTGACAACTCGCTGACCACACTCGTGGACCTGGTCGAGCAGGCACAGGCGGAAAAGGGCGACCGCGCCCGGATCGCCGACCGGATTGCCCGACCCCTAGTGCCCGGGGTGATGATCCTGGCGGTGCTGGTCGGCGTGATTGGCTCGCTGCTGGGCGACCCCGAGACGTGGATCACCCGTGCGTTGGTGGTTCTGGTCGCAGCGTCGCCGTGCGCGTTGGCAATCTCCGTGCCGCTGACGGTCGTGGCCGCGATCGGCGCGGCCAGCCAGTTCGGCGTGGTCATCAAGTCCGGCGCGGCGTTCGAGCGGCTCGGCGGCATCCGTCACCTGGCGGTGGACAAGACCGGAACCCTTACCCGCAACCAGCCCGAGGTTACCGGGGTGGTCCCGGCGGACGGATTCGATCGGGCCCAGGTGCTTTCCTTCGCAGCGGCAGTTGAGCAGCAATCGACGCACCCCCTCGCCGCGGCGATCGCGGCAGCGGCGCCCGAAGCACCCGCCGCCTCGGACATCAGCGAGGAAGCCGGTCATGGCATCGGCGGCACCGTCGAAGGTCGACGGGTGCTGGTGGGCAGCCCCCGGTGGATCGACGCCGGGCCACTGAAGGCAGACGTTGAGCGCATGGAGTCCGAAGGTCAGACCTGCGTCCTGGTCACCGTCGATGACACCCTCGCCGGAGCGATCGGGGTCCGCGACGAGCTGCGTCCCGAGGTTCCCGAAGCTGTGCAGACCCTGCACGCTAACGACGTGAAGGTGAGCATGCTCACCGGCGACAACACTCGCACCGCCCGGGCGCTAGCTGAGATCGCCGGGATCGACGATGTGCGCGCCGAGCTACGCCCAGAGGACAAGGCAAGCATCGTCGCCGAACTCTCCTCCAAGACACCGACGGCCATGATCGGCGACGGCATCAACGATGCTCCGGCACTGGCGGGCGCAACGGTGGGTATAGCGATGGGAGCGACCGGCTCTGACGCCGCGATCGAGTCCGCTGACGTCGCCTTCACCGGCCACGACCTCCGGCTGATCCCTCAGGCACTGCAACACGCCCGCCGAGGCAGCAGGATCATCAACCAGAACATCGTGCTGTCTCTGGCTATCATCATCGTGTTGATGCCGCTGGCGATCAGCGGCGTGCTGGGCTTGGCCGCCGTCGTATTGGTTCACGAGGTCGCCGAAGTCATCGTGATCTTGAACGGCCTGCGGGCTGCACAAGCGAAGCGCTGA
- the arfB gene encoding alternative ribosome rescue aminoacyl-tRNA hydrolase ArfB gives MQNLTLAPGPGIPGGLVVAAADLSERFAKASGPGGQGVNTTDSKVQLSIDIAECASLSDAQRRRALHNLEHRLDGTVLTVSASTQRSQVRNRAEARERMAILLREALAPPPPPRRKTKPTRGSVRRRLEAKKRRSELKSTRRRPQIP, from the coding sequence ATGCAGAACCTGACCCTCGCGCCTGGCCCGGGGATCCCCGGTGGCCTCGTCGTCGCCGCGGCGGACCTGTCGGAGCGGTTCGCGAAGGCATCGGGCCCGGGCGGCCAAGGCGTCAACACCACCGACAGTAAGGTGCAGCTGTCCATCGACATCGCGGAATGCGCATCGCTTTCCGACGCCCAGCGTCGCCGCGCCCTCCACAACCTCGAACACCGCCTGGACGGCACGGTACTCACCGTGAGCGCATCGACGCAGCGGTCGCAGGTCCGCAACCGTGCCGAGGCGCGGGAACGCATGGCCATCTTGTTGCGCGAGGCTCTCGCCCCACCGCCTCCCCCGCGGCGGAAAACGAAGCCGACGCGCGGCTCGGTGCGGCGCCGTCTCGAAGCGAAAAAGCGGCGCTCGGAACTCAAGTCCACGCGTCGGCGGCCCCAAATTCCCTAG
- a CDS encoding DUF1707 SHOCT-like domain-containing protein, whose product MDEIRVGDAERSEALDRLGTLFADGYLDVGEFEERTGQAAVARTRGELSMLFDDLPTEPASLEKRTPSELELDEKLSAKRKLDTAIYTTLIGGLAVFFVLRLGFDLDYAWVVWPVMGMLAVGWYTVFDISDEEDEILEDLLEKERSDRAERLKLAAERRKELGK is encoded by the coding sequence ATGGACGAAATCCGCGTGGGCGACGCCGAGCGTTCGGAAGCGCTGGACCGGCTGGGCACACTGTTCGCAGACGGTTACCTGGACGTGGGAGAGTTCGAAGAACGCACAGGTCAGGCCGCAGTTGCGCGCACGCGCGGGGAGCTTTCCATGCTTTTCGACGACCTCCCGACCGAACCGGCCTCACTGGAGAAGCGGACGCCGTCCGAGCTAGAGCTAGATGAGAAACTCTCGGCGAAGCGGAAGCTGGACACCGCGATCTACACCACCCTCATCGGCGGTTTGGCGGTATTTTTTGTGCTGCGGCTTGGGTTCGACCTGGACTACGCCTGGGTGGTGTGGCCGGTGATGGGCATGCTCGCGGTCGGTTGGTACACCGTCTTCGACATCTCCGACGAGGAGGACGAGATTCTCGAGGACTTGTTAGAGAAGGAACGTTCCGATCGTGCCGAGCGGTTGAAACTCGCCGCCGAGCGACGCAAGGAGCTTGGGAAGTAG
- a CDS encoding HigA family addiction module antitoxin has translation MEDFLKEMGITQHKLAVSIGVPPRRINEIVHGKRAVTADTALRLAKFFGMSPQFWLGLQTQYDLDVAEDKILAEIERILPVHAVSA, from the coding sequence ATGGAGGACTTTCTCAAGGAAATGGGGATCACCCAGCACAAGCTCGCAGTCTCCATCGGCGTTCCGCCCCGCCGGATCAACGAAATTGTTCACGGTAAGCGCGCTGTAACCGCGGACACTGCTCTTCGCTTGGCTAAGTTCTTCGGAATGAGCCCCCAGTTCTGGCTCGGGTTACAGACCCAGTACGACCTGGATGTGGCAGAAGACAAAATCCTCGCCGAGATCGAGAGGATTCTGCCGGTTCACGCTGTCTCGGCGTAG
- a CDS encoding TipAS antibiotic-recognition domain-containing protein, translating to MAIALYRGVDVPLAQIAQLLDASGAARTRALKHHQEALASRRRTLDAQLTSVQHLIDNATKGSIDMDAMKKYLGEDMPAYQEEAEQRWGDTPEWAQSQKKLAQMGEGDFKRLQEEQEALAADLIAARDSGVDPGSEEAAALVERHRASIAQWYEASPARQLILARMYVDDACFHEAYGGAQDYLLELVTAHAAAEGVDVGNPQWG from the coding sequence GTGGCCATCGCCCTCTACCGTGGAGTCGACGTGCCGCTTGCGCAGATCGCGCAGCTTCTCGACGCCTCTGGAGCCGCCCGCACCCGCGCCCTCAAACACCACCAAGAAGCACTCGCTTCTCGACGGCGCACGCTCGACGCCCAACTCACATCGGTCCAGCACCTCATTGACAACGCAACGAAAGGATCGATCGACATGGACGCAATGAAGAAGTACCTCGGCGAAGATATGCCCGCCTACCAGGAGGAGGCTGAGCAGCGCTGGGGTGATACCCCGGAGTGGGCGCAGTCCCAGAAAAAGCTCGCTCAAATGGGCGAAGGTGACTTCAAACGCTTGCAGGAAGAACAGGAAGCGCTCGCCGCGGATCTGATCGCCGCACGCGATTCCGGCGTGGATCCCGGCTCTGAGGAAGCCGCAGCACTGGTGGAGCGCCACCGCGCAAGCATCGCCCAGTGGTACGAGGCGTCCCCGGCTCGTCAGCTCATCCTCGCGCGCATGTACGTTGACGACGCATGCTTCCACGAAGCCTACGGCGGCGCGCAGGACTACCTGCTCGAGCTGGTCACCGCCCACGCGGCGGCCGAAGGCGTGGACGTGGGCAACCCGCAGTGGGGTTAG
- a CDS encoding cytochrome c biogenesis protein CcdA, whose protein sequence is MISVILVGFIGGVITALSPCILPVLPVVLGVSVGRKPSHVVTGLVVSFAAIALLGTILLSALHLPQSVLRWAGVVLLAWVGLGMIFPPVGEVLQKPFDALPRPTALQEKTRGKGGFLIGLALGAVYVPCAGPVLAAVTVAGSTGQIGWNTVVLTVAFAIGSALPLFVFALAGNKIGDKVDAVQRHRKAIGVLILVFTVALALDAPAAIQRALPNWTSSLSNRFENSDLANDALSKVGPTGSGSLQSCRRADPAQLQDCGPAPEFAGLTNWINTDQPPSPQDGGVMLVDFWAYACINCQRAGEHITKLYDTYRDSGLTVVGVHSPEYAFEHDLGNVRNAVEKEGIHYPVAQDNDFATWRNFNNRYWPARYLVDKHGNVRQIVEGEGSYAETEKLVRELLIDANPDVDLPEPVESGEAAGGTKGRNPETYLGTARAEYTKQPGYTDGEHDFGEPAAPERGMFTLNGTWILEEESVQTTSGGHLDINVFAKWVQLVVSGEGEIEVEYPDGATKSFPVTDGTLDLAKSDTPTEGVLHIRPTAGVKLYSLTFG, encoded by the coding sequence ATGATCAGCGTGATTCTTGTCGGATTCATCGGAGGTGTGATCACGGCATTGTCGCCGTGCATTTTGCCAGTGTTGCCGGTGGTGCTGGGGGTCAGCGTCGGGCGTAAACCGTCGCACGTGGTGACAGGTTTGGTCGTGAGCTTCGCCGCGATCGCGCTGCTGGGTACGATTCTGCTTAGTGCGCTGCATTTGCCACAGTCGGTATTGCGCTGGGCGGGAGTGGTGTTGCTGGCATGGGTGGGGCTGGGAATGATTTTCCCGCCAGTGGGGGAGGTGTTGCAGAAGCCCTTTGACGCGCTTCCGCGCCCCACGGCATTGCAGGAGAAAACGCGCGGCAAGGGAGGTTTTCTCATCGGTCTGGCCCTTGGCGCGGTGTACGTTCCGTGCGCGGGCCCGGTGCTTGCAGCGGTGACGGTGGCGGGCTCGACTGGGCAGATCGGCTGGAACACGGTGGTGCTCACTGTCGCGTTCGCGATTGGGTCCGCGCTGCCGCTGTTCGTGTTCGCCCTGGCGGGCAACAAGATCGGTGACAAGGTAGACGCGGTGCAGCGCCACCGTAAGGCCATCGGCGTGCTCATCCTGGTCTTCACTGTGGCGTTGGCTCTCGACGCGCCGGCGGCGATCCAGCGTGCCCTGCCGAATTGGACGTCGTCGCTGTCGAACCGTTTTGAGAATTCGGACTTGGCCAATGACGCTCTCAGCAAGGTCGGCCCAACTGGGAGCGGTTCACTGCAGTCGTGCCGCCGTGCCGACCCCGCGCAGCTGCAGGATTGTGGCCCGGCACCGGAATTCGCGGGGCTGACGAACTGGATCAACACCGACCAGCCGCCGAGCCCGCAGGACGGTGGTGTCATGCTCGTTGATTTCTGGGCGTACGCCTGCATCAACTGTCAGCGTGCGGGGGAGCACATCACCAAGCTTTACGACACTTATCGCGATTCCGGCCTCACCGTCGTCGGCGTCCATTCCCCTGAGTACGCTTTCGAGCACGACCTGGGCAATGTCCGCAACGCCGTAGAAAAGGAAGGTATCCACTACCCGGTGGCGCAGGACAATGACTTCGCTACATGGAGGAATTTCAACAACCGCTACTGGCCAGCCCGCTACCTGGTGGACAAGCACGGCAACGTCCGGCAGATCGTGGAAGGGGAGGGAAGCTACGCCGAAACAGAAAAGCTCGTGCGTGAATTGCTCATCGACGCCAACCCCGACGTCGACCTCCCCGAACCGGTCGAAAGCGGCGAAGCAGCAGGCGGTACGAAGGGCCGCAACCCGGAAACTTATCTCGGCACTGCGCGCGCCGAGTACACCAAGCAGCCCGGTTACACCGACGGCGAGCACGACTTCGGTGAACCGGCCGCTCCGGAGCGCGGCATGTTCACTTTGAACGGGACGTGGATTCTCGAGGAGGAATCAGTGCAGACCACCAGTGGAGGACACCTGGACATCAACGTCTTCGCCAAGTGGGTCCAGCTCGTGGTTTCGGGTGAAGGCGAGATCGAGGTCGAGTATCCGGACGGTGCGACAAAGTCGTTCCCGGTCACAGATGGAACCCTCGACCTTGCGAAAAGCGACACGCCCACCGAGGGAGTGCTGCACATCCGGCCCACGGCAGGCGTGAAACTGTATTCGTTGACCTTCGGCTAG
- a CDS encoding sigma-70 family RNA polymerase sigma factor gives MTQVLDLESVDPDRLLESVRAGDKVAFAELYDVLAPQILGLTTHILRDRAQAEEVTQEVFVEVWLSAHTFDPHRGSAKSWVLRLAKSRAIDRLRSWRSSQARDTDDFNSQLTTWVAAAEDEAQQRLESEELQELIDSIGEPHRSALMLAYFGELTHQEIADATGVALGTAKTRVRDGLQKLRKAVSLKGGL, from the coding sequence ATGACCCAGGTGTTAGATTTAGAATCCGTGGATCCGGACCGTCTCTTAGAAAGCGTGCGCGCGGGCGATAAAGTCGCCTTCGCCGAGCTTTACGACGTTCTGGCCCCACAGATTCTAGGTCTCACCACCCACATCTTGCGTGACCGGGCCCAAGCGGAAGAGGTCACCCAAGAAGTCTTCGTGGAGGTATGGCTAAGCGCCCACACCTTCGACCCACACCGCGGCAGCGCCAAGTCATGGGTACTGCGGCTCGCCAAATCGCGCGCCATCGATCGGCTGCGGAGCTGGCGCAGCTCCCAAGCCCGCGACACCGACGATTTCAACAGTCAACTGACCACGTGGGTCGCTGCCGCTGAGGACGAAGCTCAACAGCGACTAGAGTCTGAGGAGCTACAAGAACTCATTGATTCAATCGGAGAGCCTCATCGAAGTGCGCTCATGCTCGCGTATTTTGGGGAACTCACCCACCAAGAAATCGCCGATGCCACTGGCGTCGCTCTCGGAACAGCCAAAACCCGGGTACGCGACGGGTTGCAAAAGCTTCGCAAGGCCGTGTCGTTGAAAGGAGGCCTGTGA
- a CDS encoding type II toxin-antitoxin system RelE/ParE family toxin, which yields MIQSFADKDTERLWNRERVRSIDSRIHSVALRKLRQLGYAQTLDELRIPPGNRLEALKGDRRGQFSIRIDDQWRICFRWSAAGPEEVEIVDYH from the coding sequence ATGATCCAGTCGTTCGCTGACAAGGACACTGAACGTCTGTGGAATCGAGAGCGAGTTCGCTCGATCGATTCCCGCATTCACTCAGTAGCGCTGCGCAAGCTTCGCCAGCTTGGGTACGCGCAGACTCTTGATGAGTTACGGATTCCCCCGGGGAACCGGCTTGAGGCGTTGAAAGGTGATCGGCGGGGTCAGTTCAGCATTCGAATCGACGACCAGTGGCGGATCTGTTTTCGGTGGTCCGCCGCGGGGCCAGAGGAGGTTGAGATCGTTGACTACCACTGA
- a CDS encoding CopG family transcriptional regulator, whose protein sequence is MKTINGKLVSEEQIDAWVTEAEKGYDVETLRRRGRKPRNEDAAKVISIRLSPARYRTSTSLRLKTDGHALRQSAKR, encoded by the coding sequence ATGAAAACTATCAACGGGAAGCTAGTCAGCGAAGAGCAAATCGATGCGTGGGTAACCGAAGCCGAGAAAGGCTACGACGTAGAGACACTTCGTCGACGTGGAAGGAAACCTCGAAACGAAGATGCTGCGAAGGTTATCTCCATTCGGCTTTCCCCGGCGAGATATCGGACCTCGACAAGTTTGCGGCTGAAAACGGATGGTCACGCTCTCAGGCAATCCGCGAAGCGCTAA
- a CDS encoding anti-sigma factor, producing MDKDIEDLFNSAATPVTPPPELKRSIMERIDATDQVTDFDTARKNRSWRRLTTAAAAAVVLIAGGGFAVTQFTVDESRESVAAQGVDEMHAIMEADDARQGQADAMGASLDIAISSDMGKGGAMVNGQPALNDGMGAQVWAVMADGAVESAGVIGQEPHDDVWMPLPGGTASVLVTEEVAVGAAQPTGTVLANVTL from the coding sequence ATGGATAAAGATATCGAGGACCTCTTCAATTCCGCAGCCACGCCGGTCACTCCGCCACCGGAGCTCAAACGCTCAATCATGGAGCGTATCGACGCTACCGACCAGGTCACAGACTTCGACACCGCGCGGAAGAACCGGTCCTGGCGACGTCTCACAACCGCCGCAGCAGCCGCCGTTGTGCTCATCGCCGGTGGCGGGTTCGCGGTCACCCAATTCACTGTCGACGAGTCACGCGAATCCGTGGCAGCCCAAGGCGTCGACGAAATGCACGCAATTATGGAGGCCGACGACGCGCGTCAAGGTCAGGCCGACGCGATGGGCGCGAGCCTCGACATCGCGATCAGCTCTGACATGGGCAAGGGCGGCGCCATGGTCAACGGCCAGCCAGCTCTCAACGACGGCATGGGTGCACAAGTGTGGGCAGTCATGGCTGACGGCGCCGTGGAATCGGCTGGAGTCATCGGCCAAGAACCCCACGACGACGTGTGGATGCCGCTGCCCGGTGGAACTGCTTCAGTCCTGGTAACCGAGGAAGTCGCCGTCGGCGCGGCGCAACCCACCGGCACGGTGCTGGCCAACGTGACGCTCTAG